CCTTCCTGGTGGCTTCGTCCCTGCCGCGCTTCGGCTACAAGAACGCGATGCTGGTGGCGCTCGCCATCGTCGGCTGCGCCACCCTGGCGATGCCGATGCTGCCTGGCTTCGCCACCGCCAAGCTGCTGTTCCTGTGCGTGGGCGTGGCCTTCGCCCTGGTCAAAGTATCGGTGTACTCGTCGATCGGCCTGGTGGCCCAGGACCGCAAGCAGCACGCCGGCATCACCAACATGCTGGAGGGGTTCTTCATGGTCGGGGTGCTGAGCGCCTACTGGATCTTCGGTTTCTTCATCGACTCGAACGACCCGGCCTCGCTCGGCTGGCTGAACGTGTACTGGCTGCTGTCGGGCCTGTGCGCCGCGACCTTCCTGCTGGTGCTGTCGACCCGTTTCGACGAAGGCAGCGCGGCGCCGCCGCACAGCCGCGGCGCGGCCTCGGATTTCATCGGGATGCTGCGCCTCTTCATGCGGCCGCTGGTGTGCGTGTTCGTGCTCACGGCCTTCCTGTACGTGCTGGTCGAGCAGAGCGTCGGCACCTGGCTGCCGACCTTCAACAACGAGATCCTGAAGCTGCCGGCGGCGATGAGCGTGCAGGTGACCAGCATCTACGCCGCCTGCCTGGCGCTGGGACGCCTCTCGGCCGGGGTCGTGATGCGCCGCCTGAACTGGTTCCCGGTGCTGGCGGGCTGCATGGTGGCGATGGGTGCGGTGGTGCTGCTGGCGCTGCCGCTGGCGCGCGGCATCGCGCACGACCCGAACGTCGGCTGGTCGACGGCGCCGGCGGCGGCCTTCCTGTTCCCGCTGGTGGGCCTGTTCATGGCGCCGATCTACCCGGGCATCAATTCGGTGATGCTGTCCTCGCTGCCGCGCCACCAGCATGCGCCGATGACCGGCCTGCTGGTGATCTTCTCGGCGCTGGGCGGCACCACCGGCTCGCTGATCACCGGCTATGTGTTCGGCCGCTTCAACGGCCACTTCGCGTTCTACCTGACGCTGGTGCCGATCGCGCTGATGCTGGTGAGTCTGTGGTTCTTCAAGCGCCAGGTGGAGCGGAACGGCGAGGCGGCGCCGGAAGGCGCGCCGGAAGCGGCCTAGCCGGCCGGCGAGCCGCTCCCCGTATTCGCCTGCTCGCACCCCGGATCGGCCTGCTGCGGCGTCGCGCTCTGGGCCAGCAGCAGGGCCTGGAATTCGCTGGCGCGCATCGGCTTGCCGATCAGGTAGCCCTGCAGCACGTCGCACTCGGTCGAGCGGATCGCGCTGGCCTGGGCCTCGGTCTCGATCCCTTCGCAGATCACGGCCAGCTTGAGCGACTTGGCGAAGGCGATCACGCCGTTGACGATGTCCAGGCAGCGCCGGTCCTGCTCGATCTCCTGCACGAAGGAGCGGTCGATCTTGATCGCGGTGATCGGGAACTGGCGCAGGTAGGACAGGTTCGAATAGCCGGTGCCGAAATCGTCGAGGGCGATGCGGAAGCCTTCCTGCTGCAGCGAGCGCAGCACCGCGGCCGCCTTCCCGATGTCCTGGGTCAGCATGCTCTCCGTGACTTCCAGCTTGATGCATTCGGTGTGCAGGCCGTAGTGCGCCACCAGGTTCTTCAGCAGCAGCGGCAGGTTCTCGTCGGTGAGCTGGCGCGCCGAGACGTTCACCGCCATCTGCAGGCGGTAGCCGAGCAGCTCCCATTCGCGCGCCTGGCGGCAGGCTTCCTCGCAGACCCAGGCCCCCACCGCCGTGATCGCGGGCGAATCCTCGAGCATCGACAGGAACATGCCGGGGGCGAGCACGCCCAGCGTCGGATGGTCCCAGCGCAGCAGGGCCTCGGCCCCGACCACGGCGCCGTTGGCGGCGCTGATCTGCGGCTGGTAGTAGAGCACGAACTGGCGCCGCTCGAGGGCGGAAAAGACTTCCTGGCGCAAGCTCAGGCGTTCCTTGATCAGGCGCGCCGACGCCGGCGAGAACACGCTGAAGGTATGGCGGCCGTTGGCCTTGGCCGCGTACATGGCGGCGTCGGCATTGTTGAGCAGCTCGTCCGCGGAGTGCTCGCGGGCCTTGCCGAGCGCGATGCCGATGCTGGCGCCGACCGTGACCTTCAGGTGGTCGACCGCGATCGGCTCGGCCATCCGCTGCAGCACCGCGGCCGCCAGCGCCTTTGCCGATTCGGGCTCGGCATTGGTGAGGACAAACACGAACTCGTCGCCGCTGATGCGCGCGACCGTGGTGTCCTCGTCCTCGAAGGCGGCCATTCGCCGTCCGATCTCCTGCAGGGCCAGGTCGCCGGACTGGTGGCCGTGGGCGTCGTTGACTTCCTTGAAGTGGTCGAGGTCGATGAACAGCACGCCGACCATGTCGTCGCGCGCCAGCGCCTCGTCGAGCGCGCGCAGGCAGCTGAAGCGGTTGTGCAGGCCGGTCAGGCTGTCGTGGGTCGCCATGTGGACCAGTCGCGCCTCGGCTTCCTTGCGCTCGGTGATATTCGCGAAAAAGACCGTCAGGCCATCCTTCGAGGGATAGACGCGTATCTCGATCCAGCTGGCCAGCGGCTCGTAGTAGCTCTCACAGCTGGCGTATTCCTGGCGCTCCAGCGCGCGCAGGTAGGTTTTGTGGAAGGGACCGCCGACCCCTTCCGGGAATTCATCCCACATGTTCTTGCCCAGCAGTTCCTCGGGCTCGCGCGCCAGCCAGGCCGCGCCCTTGCTGTTGATGTAGGTGAAGCGCCAGTCGTGGTCGAGCGAGAAGCAGCCGTCCGAGATACTGTCCAGTACCGTGCCGAGACGCTCGCGGGCATAGGCCACTTCGGCCTGGGCCTGGTTGGCGACGCTGACGTCTTCCAGGAAGGCGGCGAAATTGGTGATCGCGCCGCCGGTGTCGCGCACCGGGAACAGGTGCATGCGGCTCCAGAACTGGCTGCCGTCCTTGCGGTAGTTACGCAGCGTGCAGGTGTAGGGATGGCCGGCCGCGATGGCCTCGCGCATGCCGGCAAGTTCCGGCTGCCCGCGGTCGCTGTTCTGCAGGAAGCGGCAGTTGCGGCCGATTACCTCGGCCAGGGCGTAGCCGGTCATCGCCTCGAACGCCGGATTCGCCCAGGCGATCGGGTTATCGTCCTGCAGCGCGTCGCTGATGACGATGGCGGTGCTGCTGGCCCTGATCAAGCCCTTGAAGAAGGCGGCGGGCTTGTCCTCGAGGTTCACGAGGGTGAGCTGGTTGAATTCCCGCGAGAGAGTTGACATGGTCGCCTGACTGAACACTGGACGGCTCCAGTGTAAACGCGGTGTTCAATATGCGGAGCACGCAAGCGGCCCCGGCGCTAGGGCAGCGGGGGCATGCCCAAATCCGTCATTTTTTCGCGCAGGGCGAGGCGGTCGGCGTCAATCCGCGCGCCGTTTGTCCGGCTCGACAGGCTATGCATCTCCTTGCGGCCGAGGAAGTAGGCGATGCGCTCCGCGTTCGCCCCGGACGGGTGGGGAAGGCCGTGCAGGATGCGTTTTTCGTCGATGATGCCGCGCTGCGCCAGCCAGGACAGCGCCAGGCCGACCTTGGGGCCGAGCGGCACGAACACCGCATGCGCCAGCTGCGCCGCCTCCTGGCCGAAGTACTCGAGCAACTGGGCCTGCAGCAGGGACGTGGTCAGCATGTTCGGATTCGCGCCATTGTAGTTGGCGCCATCCACGAAGACCGGCTGGCGCAGCGCCCCGGTCACGTGCATCAGGTGGGCGTCCGTATCGAACAGGCCGGCGCAGCTGGCGATGCCGAGCCAGTGCTGCAGGCCGATGTGGTCGAGCAGGGCCACCAGGTTGGGGCGGATCGCGCCGCTGAAGGCGCCCGTGTACTTGGCTGCGCGCAGTACCTCATGGTCGGGCATGCCCAGGGCGAGCTGGCGGCGCGCCTCCCGCACCGCGTTCTTCCATTGCACGAAACCGGGCGAGATCCCGACCACGACCACGCGCGCCCGCAGGTTCACGTGGTCGAAGGGGATGTAGTGGGCGCTGACGCGGCCGGCGCTGGCGAGCAGGAAGCCGGCGGGAATCCGGTCCGGACCGGCGACGGCATCCGGATCGGTAGCGAGAATGAGGTCGCGGAAGCGGGCAAAGGAGGCAGGCGGCATGCCGCATTGTGCCAGTGTCGGCGGCTCGTACGATAGAAATTCATGCGTGCAACGGCGCGCGAGCCCAGCCCGGGGCCATGCTAGGATCGAGCATCCATGGACCGGCCACGAGG
This window of the Massilia sp. WG5 genome carries:
- a CDS encoding sugar MFS transporter; protein product: MNNRRILLALFLIYFVFAILLNSVGTVILQVINSYGIDKSSASVLEGFKDLPIAAVSFLVASSLPRFGYKNAMLVALAIVGCATLAMPMLPGFATAKLLFLCVGVAFALVKVSVYSSIGLVAQDRKQHAGITNMLEGFFMVGVLSAYWIFGFFIDSNDPASLGWLNVYWLLSGLCAATFLLVLSTRFDEGSAAPPHSRGAASDFIGMLRLFMRPLVCVFVLTAFLYVLVEQSVGTWLPTFNNEILKLPAAMSVQVTSIYAACLALGRLSAGVVMRRLNWFPVLAGCMVAMGAVVLLALPLARGIAHDPNVGWSTAPAAAFLFPLVGLFMAPIYPGINSVMLSSLPRHQHAPMTGLLVIFSALGGTTGSLITGYVFGRFNGHFAFYLTLVPIALMLVSLWFFKRQVERNGEAAPEGAPEAA
- a CDS encoding GGDEF and EAL domain-containing protein, coding for MSTLSREFNQLTLVNLEDKPAAFFKGLIRASSTAIVISDALQDDNPIAWANPAFEAMTGYALAEVIGRNCRFLQNSDRGQPELAGMREAIAAGHPYTCTLRNYRKDGSQFWSRMHLFPVRDTGGAITNFAAFLEDVSVANQAQAEVAYARERLGTVLDSISDGCFSLDHDWRFTYINSKGAAWLAREPEELLGKNMWDEFPEGVGGPFHKTYLRALERQEYASCESYYEPLASWIEIRVYPSKDGLTVFFANITERKEAEARLVHMATHDSLTGLHNRFSCLRALDEALARDDMVGVLFIDLDHFKEVNDAHGHQSGDLALQEIGRRMAAFEDEDTTVARISGDEFVFVLTNAEPESAKALAAAVLQRMAEPIAVDHLKVTVGASIGIALGKAREHSADELLNNADAAMYAAKANGRHTFSVFSPASARLIKERLSLRQEVFSALERRQFVLYYQPQISAANGAVVGAEALLRWDHPTLGVLAPGMFLSMLEDSPAITAVGAWVCEEACRQAREWELLGYRLQMAVNVSARQLTDENLPLLLKNLVAHYGLHTECIKLEVTESMLTQDIGKAAAVLRSLQQEGFRIALDDFGTGYSNLSYLRQFPITAIKIDRSFVQEIEQDRRCLDIVNGVIAFAKSLKLAVICEGIETEAQASAIRSTECDVLQGYLIGKPMRASEFQALLLAQSATPQQADPGCEQANTGSGSPAG